From the Roseibium salinum genome, one window contains:
- a CDS encoding alpha/beta hydrolase: MPEVIFNGPAGRLEGRFHPARKRNAPIALVLHLHPQFGGTMNNQIVYQMYYMFARRGFAVLRFNFRGVGRSQGTFDHGQGELSDAAAALDWVQTVHTDARACWIAGFSFGAWIGMQLLMRRPEVEGFISVAPPANLHDFSFLAPCPSSGLIVHGDNDKVVPQKDVQALVDKLKTQKGIVIDHETIPGANHFFENDLDDLIERCGNYVDGRLGLTPADYLDVD; the protein is encoded by the coding sequence ATGCCTGAGGTGATCTTCAACGGTCCCGCGGGCCGGCTCGAAGGCCGGTTCCATCCCGCCAGAAAACGCAACGCACCCATCGCCCTGGTTCTGCATCTGCATCCCCAGTTCGGCGGCACGATGAACAATCAGATTGTTTATCAGATGTATTACATGTTTGCCCGGCGCGGATTTGCCGTGCTTCGCTTCAATTTCCGCGGCGTCGGCCGGTCCCAAGGCACTTTCGATCACGGTCAGGGCGAGCTTTCCGACGCCGCGGCGGCGCTCGACTGGGTGCAGACGGTACATACCGATGCCCGCGCCTGCTGGATCGCCGGCTTCTCGTTTGGTGCCTGGATCGGCATGCAGCTGCTCATGCGCCGTCCGGAAGTGGAGGGCTTCATCTCGGTTGCACCGCCTGCGAACCTGCATGACTTCTCTTTCCTGGCCCCCTGCCCGTCTTCCGGGCTGATCGTCCACGGCGACAACGACAAGGTGGTCCCGCAAAAGGATGTCCAGGCGCTGGTCGACAAGCTGAAGACCCAGAAAGGAATCGTGATCGACCACGAAACCATTCCCGGGGCGAACCATTTCTTCGAGAACGATCTGGACGACCTGATCGAGCGTTGCGGCAACTACGTCGACGGGAGACTTGGGCTCACGCCGGCCGACTATCTCGACGTCGACTGA
- a CDS encoding GNAT family N-acetyltransferase: MSAFTDELEIRPADSGDVAALAELYRHLNPDDTEAPEALRKQTFDRMLKHPGLTVLLGCKCGRAVSTCTLIVVPNLTRGGAPYALIENVVTLGDRRGTGIGRQVVSAALEQARAEGCYKIMLMSGAGNTDAHRFYERIGFARTKVGFEIRAEEYPAKGSVPG; the protein is encoded by the coding sequence ATGAGCGCTTTCACGGACGAGCTTGAGATACGCCCCGCAGACAGCGGCGACGTCGCGGCCCTGGCGGAACTCTATCGGCATCTGAATCCGGATGATACTGAGGCACCGGAGGCTCTTCGCAAGCAGACGTTCGACAGGATGCTGAAGCATCCCGGCCTTACCGTGCTCCTCGGCTGCAAGTGCGGCAGAGCGGTATCGACCTGCACGCTAATCGTCGTGCCCAATCTTACCCGCGGCGGAGCTCCCTATGCGCTTATCGAAAACGTCGTGACCCTCGGCGACCGGCGCGGCACGGGTATAGGCCGGCAGGTCGTCTCCGCGGCTCTGGAGCAGGCCCGGGCCGAGGGATGCTACAAGATCATGCTGATGTCAGGCGCGGGAAACACAGATGCCCACCGGTTCTATGAGCGGATCGGATTCGCCCGGACGAAGGTCGGATTCGAGATCCGGGCAGAGGAGTATCCTGCGAAGGGATCCGTGCCCGGCTAG
- a CDS encoding DUF2155 domain-containing protein: protein MKTARSILKGLGLTALAVVALNAPAHAEKIENPVAVFSGLDKITGRIISFDVYIGETVQFGALQVTPRVCHTRPQTETPLTTGFVQVDEITLSNEVRRIFSGWMYAASPGLHAVEHPVYDIWLTDCKLASSVPPPEDYTGPPIKGQVAEGEDPLAGPDDGVDSGPGIPRKKPSEG, encoded by the coding sequence ATGAAAACAGCAAGAAGCATCCTCAAAGGGCTGGGCCTTACGGCTTTGGCCGTGGTGGCCCTGAACGCGCCCGCCCATGCGGAAAAGATCGAGAATCCCGTCGCTGTCTTTTCCGGTCTCGACAAGATTACCGGCCGCATCATCTCCTTTGACGTCTATATCGGCGAGACGGTGCAGTTCGGGGCCCTGCAGGTAACGCCAAGGGTCTGCCACACCCGTCCGCAAACGGAAACTCCGCTGACCACGGGCTTCGTCCAGGTTGATGAAATCACGCTCAGCAACGAAGTCCGGCGGATTTTTTCCGGCTGGATGTATGCGGCAAGCCCCGGTCTCCACGCGGTCGAGCATCCGGTCTATGACATCTGGCTGACCGACTGCAAACTGGCCTCGAGTGTTCCCCCGCCGGAAGATTACACCGGCCCGCCCATCAAGGGACAGGTGGCGGAGGGAGAGGACCCGCTGGCGGGACCGGATGACGGCGTCGACAGCGGTCCCGGTATTCCGCGGAAAAAGCCGTCCGAGGGCTGA
- a CDS encoding valine--tRNA ligase, whose product MLEKTYDAASVEPRIYETWEKAEAFKAGAGAKEGAPAYSIVIPPPNVTGSLHMGHALNNTLQDILVRFERMRGKDVLWQPGMDHAGIATQMVVERQLMERQEPGRRDLGREAFVERIWAWKDESGGMILNQLKRLGASCDWSRERFTMDEGLSKAVLKVFIQLYKEGLIYKDKRLVNWDPKLLTAISDLEVEQRELNGNLWHFRYPLEGDAAYEAPVEWDDEGRPTAFEPRKHIVVATTRPETMLGDTAVAVNPEDPKYKDLIGKHVILPLVGRRIPIVADDYADPEAGSGAVKITPAHDFNDFEVGKRHNLPMISVLDREANVRLKDNAEFLEGVPASDMLTRTIEAFEGQERFTARKRLVEMMEEGGHLDKIEDHKHMVPHGDRGGVPIEPLLTDQWYVDAKTLAKPAIASVREGRTRFVPANWEKTYYEWMENIQPWCISRQLWWGHQIPAWYGPRIDSERDGIQSVAVSFKPDVVDYEKTENLKVFVAETEEEALNAAREYYGSDVRIAQDARDWASRSDGHVRIWRDPDVLDTWFSSALWPFSTMGWPDETPELGKYFPTSVLITGFDIIFFWVSRMMMASMHFMKEEPFKDIYIHALVRDEKGQKMSKSKGNVIDPLALIEEFGADALRFTLAAMAAQGRDIKLATSRVAGYRNFATKLWNAARFAEMNGCVRVEGFDPASAKHTLNRWIATEMGRCIANVTSAIEGYRFNDAAGAIYRFAWNSFCDWYLELAKPVFNGDDEAAKAETRATAAWALDEILKVLHPFMPFLTEELWERLGDNGVKAEKLLMQTAWPEARVSDEAAAGEINWLVSLISEIRSVRAEMNVPAGAKVSVVISGANDVTRSRLKTHESAILRLARAENVELADVAPSGSAQIIVGEATVCLPLAGVIDLSAEKTRLEKEAGKLDDEISRIEKKLGNPKFVEKAPEDVVEGEREKVSEAREKLEKVRTALARLAEIG is encoded by the coding sequence ATGCTGGAAAAGACCTACGATGCGGCCAGCGTTGAGCCGCGGATTTACGAAACCTGGGAAAAGGCGGAGGCCTTCAAGGCCGGTGCCGGCGCCAAAGAAGGTGCACCTGCCTATTCCATCGTAATTCCGCCGCCCAACGTGACCGGTTCGCTGCACATGGGCCACGCTCTGAACAACACGCTCCAGGACATTCTGGTCCGCTTTGAGCGCATGCGCGGCAAGGATGTGCTCTGGCAGCCGGGCATGGACCATGCCGGCATCGCCACGCAGATGGTCGTCGAACGGCAGCTCATGGAGCGCCAGGAACCGGGGCGCCGGGATCTGGGCCGTGAGGCCTTTGTGGAGCGCATCTGGGCCTGGAAAGACGAATCCGGCGGCATGATCCTGAACCAGCTGAAACGTCTTGGCGCATCCTGCGACTGGAGCCGCGAACGGTTCACTATGGATGAGGGCCTGTCAAAGGCCGTCCTGAAGGTCTTTATTCAGCTCTACAAGGAAGGGCTGATCTACAAGGACAAGCGCCTGGTCAACTGGGATCCTAAATTGCTGACCGCGATCTCCGATCTGGAAGTTGAGCAGAGGGAGCTGAACGGCAATCTGTGGCATTTCCGTTATCCGCTCGAAGGCGATGCGGCCTATGAAGCGCCGGTCGAATGGGACGACGAAGGCAGGCCCACCGCCTTTGAGCCACGGAAACACATCGTCGTAGCCACGACGCGCCCCGAAACCATGCTCGGCGATACCGCCGTCGCGGTGAACCCGGAAGACCCGAAATACAAGGATCTCATCGGCAAGCATGTCATCCTGCCGCTCGTTGGCCGCCGGATTCCGATCGTCGCGGACGACTATGCTGATCCGGAGGCCGGTTCAGGTGCCGTCAAGATCACCCCGGCTCACGATTTCAACGATTTCGAAGTCGGCAAGCGCCACAACCTGCCGATGATCAGCGTTCTCGACCGTGAGGCCAACGTCAGGCTGAAGGACAATGCGGAGTTCCTGGAGGGCGTTCCGGCTTCCGACATGCTGACGAGAACCATCGAGGCTTTCGAAGGCCAGGAGCGGTTCACCGCACGCAAGCGCCTGGTCGAAATGATGGAAGAAGGCGGCCATCTCGACAAGATCGAGGACCACAAGCACATGGTCCCGCATGGCGACCGCGGCGGCGTTCCGATCGAGCCGCTGCTGACCGACCAATGGTATGTCGACGCCAAGACGCTGGCCAAACCCGCGATTGCCTCCGTTCGCGAAGGCCGCACGAGGTTCGTTCCCGCAAACTGGGAAAAGACCTATTACGAATGGATGGAAAACATCCAGCCGTGGTGCATCTCGCGCCAGCTGTGGTGGGGACACCAGATCCCGGCGTGGTACGGACCGAGAATTGACAGCGAGCGGGATGGCATTCAGTCGGTTGCAGTTTCCTTCAAGCCTGACGTTGTAGACTACGAAAAGACGGAGAATCTAAAGGTTTTCGTTGCGGAAACAGAGGAAGAGGCACTTAATGCGGCGCGCGAATACTACGGTTCTGACGTCCGCATAGCCCAGGATGCACGCGACTGGGCGTCTCGAAGCGATGGTCATGTCAGAATTTGGCGAGACCCAGACGTTCTCGACACCTGGTTCTCTTCGGCTCTGTGGCCGTTCTCTACGATGGGCTGGCCGGACGAAACGCCGGAACTCGGAAAATACTTCCCGACATCCGTCCTGATCACCGGCTTTGACATCATCTTCTTCTGGGTTTCCCGCATGATGATGGCGTCGATGCACTTCATGAAGGAAGAGCCTTTCAAGGATATCTATATCCATGCCCTTGTCCGCGACGAAAAGGGGCAGAAGATGTCCAAGTCAAAGGGCAATGTCATCGATCCGCTTGCGCTGATCGAAGAATTCGGCGCGGATGCGCTGCGCTTCACGCTTGCGGCCATGGCGGCCCAGGGCCGTGACATCAAGCTCGCGACCAGCCGGGTTGCCGGTTACCGCAACTTTGCCACCAAGCTCTGGAACGCGGCTCGCTTCGCGGAAATGAATGGCTGCGTGCGCGTGGAGGGCTTCGACCCGGCATCGGCGAAGCATACGCTCAACCGCTGGATTGCCACGGAGATGGGCCGCTGCATCGCCAACGTGACGTCGGCCATTGAAGGCTACCGGTTCAACGACGCGGCAGGCGCCATTTACCGCTTTGCATGGAACTCGTTCTGCGACTGGTACCTGGAACTCGCCAAACCGGTCTTCAACGGCGACGATGAAGCGGCGAAGGCGGAAACGCGCGCGACCGCGGCCTGGGCGCTCGACGAGATCCTGAAAGTCCTTCATCCCTTCATGCCGTTCCTGACCGAAGAGCTCTGGGAGCGCCTCGGAGACAATGGTGTGAAGGCGGAAAAACTCCTGATGCAGACCGCGTGGCCGGAAGCCAGGGTCTCCGATGAGGCCGCTGCCGGTGAAATCAACTGGCTGGTGTCGCTGATTTCCGAGATCCGGTCTGTTCGCGCGGAAATGAACGTTCCCGCCGGCGCGAAGGTGTCCGTCGTCATCAGCGGCGCCAATGATGTGACCCGAAGCCGGCTCAAGACACACGAGTCCGCGATCCTGCGTCTGGCACGTGCGGAAAACGTCGAGCTTGCCGATGTTGCGCCATCCGGCTCCGCCCAGATTATCGTGGGAGAGGCGACCGTCTGTCTGCCGCTTGCCGGGGTGATCGACCTCAGCGCGGAAAAGACGCGCCTTGAAAAGGAAGCCGGAAAGCTGGACGACGAGATCTCCAGGATCGAGAAGAAGCTCGGCAATCCGAAATTCGTCGAGAAGGCGCCGGAGGACGTCGTCGAAGGCGAACGGGAGAAGGTCTCCGAGGCAAGGGAAAAACTGGAGAAGGTCCGAACGGCCCTCGCAAGGCTGGCGGAAATCGGCTAA
- a CDS encoding DUF1284 domain-containing protein encodes MTFSLRAHHLLCMLTYLGKGYTAEFVSGYDKIIERLNAREPIELVDGPDDICQPLLCEPDCHCHNDSVRERDRLAAAEIGKVLGRGLEPGERISLSARQVAALRTAFATGAIRSGCAGCEWQDLCSGIARNAFRGCRLATPD; translated from the coding sequence ATGACTTTTTCCCTGCGAGCGCATCATCTTCTTTGCATGCTGACCTATCTCGGAAAGGGCTACACCGCCGAATTCGTCAGCGGCTATGACAAGATCATCGAGCGGTTGAACGCGCGCGAACCGATTGAACTCGTCGACGGGCCCGACGACATCTGCCAGCCGCTGCTGTGCGAACCGGACTGTCATTGCCACAACGACAGCGTCAGGGAGCGAGACAGGCTCGCGGCGGCGGAAATCGGAAAGGTCCTGGGCCGCGGCCTGGAGCCGGGTGAACGAATCTCGCTCAGCGCCCGACAGGTCGCCGCACTGCGAACGGCCTTCGCAACAGGTGCGATCCGGTCCGGCTGCGCGGGATGCGAGTGGCAGGATCTTTGTTCAGGCATTGCACGAAACGCATTCAGGGGCTGCCGGTTGGCAACCCCTGACTAG
- a CDS encoding PopZ family protein, translated as MAQAKKADEPSMEEILASIRRIISDEDSQGAGAEESGAREENETPVAEEATDDMGDASEMSQDDLDKLFDMDSDVDDIAEDDEADDMAAAMEADAEADDSDDDVLELTEELAIPDDEDSMEAAMEIVEGLAEDFDTPGGDVSFAETSDFDEEPEPSYMARPVPEDLPSMADDGPLTSDNTGEAVHAAFDNLANLFVGSQAQTVEELVKEMLRPMLKAWLDQNLPGMVEQMVQKEIQRVTRRR; from the coding sequence ATGGCACAGGCGAAAAAGGCTGACGAGCCGTCGATGGAGGAGATCCTCGCATCGATCCGCCGAATTATTTCCGATGAGGACTCCCAGGGTGCCGGCGCCGAAGAGTCCGGTGCTCGTGAGGAAAATGAAACGCCAGTAGCAGAAGAGGCGACTGACGATATGGGTGATGCTTCCGAAATGTCCCAGGACGATCTCGACAAGCTGTTCGATATGGACAGTGATGTCGATGATATTGCCGAAGACGACGAAGCCGACGACATGGCTGCGGCCATGGAAGCCGATGCGGAAGCGGATGATAGCGATGACGACGTCCTGGAACTGACGGAAGAACTCGCGATCCCCGACGACGAAGATTCCATGGAGGCCGCCATGGAGATAGTCGAGGGCCTGGCGGAAGACTTCGACACGCCGGGCGGCGACGTTTCCTTCGCCGAGACCTCGGATTTCGACGAGGAGCCCGAGCCGTCATATATGGCAAGGCCCGTCCCCGAGGATCTGCCGTCCATGGCAGACGACGGACCGCTGACTTCGGACAATACGGGGGAAGCCGTTCACGCCGCCTTCGATAACCTTGCCAATCTGTTCGTGGGCTCGCAGGCCCAGACGGTGGAAGAGCTCGTCAAGGAAATGCTGCGGCCGATGCTGAAGGCCTGGCTTGATCAGAACCTGCCGGGAATGGTCGAACAGATGGTTCAAAAGGAAATTCAGCGCGTCACCCGCCGCCGCTGA
- a CDS encoding TolC family outer membrane protein has translation MSGRSTLKAVAVALGLLAGVSATALTGAAYSTAQAETIKDSLALAYDNNPTLNAARAELRGVDENVPQALSGWRPTVSGSASGGRIWSSTDGASDYRNNASISLSISQTLFRGFRTVNSTRQAEAIVRAQRENLMSTEQDTLLDAATAYVDVIRDTALVSLQRSDLAFLQEQVRAARDRFDVGEGTRTDVSQAEARAAEARASLNTALANLNSSRAVYRQVVGIEARNLSADTSITRYVPKNLEEALQTSEVQQPLIRQAQHLVDAAIFNIKTIEGELLPTVTLDGSVSRSWNPSSNVDESNSAQIFGNVNIPLYQGGSVSSRVRQAKEELGQTRLQLDIARNQVRANVISAWGNYQAAEASIIAAQAAVEAQQLALEGVIEEQRVGQRTTLDVLDAQRELVNQQSNLVTAQRNRIIGGYQLVAATGRLDAESLGLNVARYDPTQHYEAVRDKWFGLRTPDGR, from the coding sequence GTGTCTGGTCGATCAACGCTGAAAGCAGTGGCCGTCGCATTGGGTCTTTTGGCGGGCGTGTCCGCCACAGCACTCACCGGAGCGGCCTATTCGACCGCTCAGGCTGAAACGATCAAGGATTCGCTTGCACTGGCCTATGACAACAATCCGACGCTGAACGCGGCGCGCGCCGAGCTGCGCGGCGTTGACGAAAACGTTCCGCAGGCGCTGTCGGGTTGGCGCCCGACCGTTTCCGGTTCCGCGTCCGGAGGGCGCATCTGGTCGAGCACGGATGGCGCCAGCGACTACAGGAACAATGCGTCCATCTCCCTTTCGATCAGCCAGACGCTTTTCCGCGGCTTCAGAACCGTCAACTCCACTCGCCAGGCCGAAGCCATCGTCCGCGCTCAGCGCGAAAACCTGATGTCCACCGAGCAGGACACGCTCCTGGATGCGGCGACCGCCTATGTGGATGTGATCCGCGACACCGCGCTCGTTTCCCTTCAGCGCAGCGACCTGGCCTTCCTGCAGGAACAAGTGCGTGCGGCGAGAGACCGGTTCGATGTGGGCGAAGGCACCCGCACGGATGTCAGCCAGGCCGAGGCTCGTGCCGCAGAGGCCCGCGCAAGCCTGAACACGGCGCTGGCCAATCTGAACAGCAGCCGCGCCGTTTACAGGCAGGTCGTTGGGATCGAGGCCCGTAACCTTTCCGCGGACACGTCGATAACCAGGTACGTGCCGAAAAACCTGGAGGAAGCGCTGCAGACCAGTGAAGTCCAGCAGCCGCTGATCCGTCAGGCGCAGCACCTGGTCGACGCCGCGATCTTCAACATCAAGACAATCGAAGGTGAACTGCTGCCGACGGTCACTCTGGACGGCAGCGTTTCGCGCAGCTGGAACCCGTCCTCGAACGTGGATGAAAGCAACAGCGCGCAGATCTTCGGCAACGTCAACATTCCGCTCTATCAGGGCGGCAGCGTGTCTTCGCGTGTGAGACAGGCCAAGGAAGAACTCGGTCAGACGCGTCTTCAGCTGGACATCGCCCGCAATCAGGTGCGCGCCAACGTGATTTCCGCCTGGGGAAACTACCAGGCCGCCGAAGCGTCGATCATTGCGGCGCAAGCCGCTGTCGAGGCCCAGCAGCTCGCCCTGGAAGGGGTGATCGAGGAACAGCGCGTGGGGCAGCGGACAACACTGGACGTGCTCGATGCTCAGCGCGAACTCGTGAACCAGCAGTCAAACCTGGTAACCGCACAGCGGAACCGGATCATCGGCGGCTATCAGCTCGTCGCTGCCACTGGCCGTCTCGACGCCGAGTCGCTCGGATTGAACGTGGCACGATACGATCCGACACAGCATTACGAGGCGGTTCGAGACAAGTGGTTCGGTCTGCGCACGCCCGACGGCCGGTAA
- a CDS encoding protein-L-isoaspartate O-methyltransferase family protein, whose protein sequence is MTDFSQSRRNMVENQLRTSDITDHRILDAMGAIPRERFVPASKKAVAYIDANLPIGSEDTGRALMKPHVLGKLIQLADIRGEDVVLVIGAGTGYSAAVVSNLAASVVALEENEDLAKAATDVLVELGIENAVVVEGPLAKGYAAEGPYDVILIDGAVEVLPETLTEQLKPGGRLTVVEGRGGAGSAKLYQKSANAVSSRFGFNASVNVLPGFEKAAAFEF, encoded by the coding sequence ATGACGGACTTCAGCCAGTCCCGCCGCAATATGGTCGAGAACCAGCTGCGTACAAGTGATATCACCGATCACCGGATCCTGGATGCCATGGGCGCCATTCCCCGGGAACGTTTCGTGCCCGCGTCGAAGAAGGCCGTGGCCTATATCGACGCGAATCTGCCGATCGGCTCCGAGGACACCGGCAGGGCTCTGATGAAACCGCATGTTCTCGGCAAACTGATTCAGCTTGCCGACATCCGCGGCGAAGACGTCGTGCTGGTGATCGGCGCGGGCACCGGTTACAGCGCCGCTGTGGTTTCCAATCTTGCGGCATCCGTCGTGGCGCTGGAGGAAAACGAGGATCTCGCAAAGGCCGCCACCGACGTTCTGGTCGAGCTTGGCATCGAAAATGCCGTGGTGGTGGAAGGGCCCCTTGCCAAGGGGTATGCCGCCGAAGGTCCCTACGATGTGATCCTGATCGACGGGGCGGTCGAGGTTCTGCCCGAGACGCTGACGGAACAATTGAAGCCCGGCGGACGTCTGACGGTTGTCGAAGGGCGGGGCGGTGCAGGTTCCGCAAAGCTTTACCAGAAGTCCGCGAACGCGGTCAGCAGCCGTTTCGGTTTCAATGCATCGGTAAATGTCCTGCCGGGCTTCGAAAAGGCTGCTGCGTTTGAATTCTAG